One region of Psychrobacter sp. DAB_AL43B genomic DNA includes:
- a CDS encoding DUF2157 domain-containing protein has protein sequence MSQPRRTIEQLLNKGALSVEQADAAAIYLEVYPSKRTWLSFFDKALLIIGSIALVLSLVFFIAYNWQNLGKIGKFALVEGALALIIALYVALSFKQKFQLIRQLLLLLASIITGSLLALFGQVYQTGADTWQLFFGWALLISPWVLIARFPALWLLWLGLINTFLLLYLDIVDLSFINESYQGVIQAGILALVNFIALNLWLTFLDNKRNISSQALNSDTATDALNSDTSISDSSLSNLPNSKNSTNDTVSRAQTGLHWSSYLVGLVSTISITFLAIITVFDVDSILATLLSLLLWGGWCAFMVWRFYIKQLDILMLTYFCFSTIIVVMFWAVKLLPSNFDAGTFLFLTFLLLGMITYAIKWLFAIAKADNNHPENHEFSKVVDTTVYRKGVDHE, from the coding sequence ATGAGTCAACCACGGCGCACTATCGAGCAATTGCTCAATAAAGGCGCGTTGTCTGTTGAGCAAGCCGATGCCGCTGCTATATATTTAGAGGTTTATCCTAGCAAACGTACTTGGCTATCCTTTTTTGACAAAGCTTTGCTCATTATCGGGTCGATTGCCTTAGTATTATCGCTAGTATTTTTTATTGCCTATAACTGGCAGAATTTAGGCAAAATAGGCAAATTTGCTTTGGTCGAAGGCGCACTTGCTCTCATTATCGCGCTTTACGTTGCGCTCTCTTTTAAACAAAAATTTCAACTTATTCGCCAGTTATTACTTCTATTAGCAAGTATCATCACTGGGAGTTTGCTGGCCTTGTTTGGACAGGTCTATCAGACGGGCGCGGATACGTGGCAGCTGTTCTTTGGTTGGGCGTTATTGATTAGTCCTTGGGTGCTTATCGCTCGCTTCCCAGCGCTGTGGCTACTATGGCTCGGGCTGATTAATACTTTTCTATTACTTTATCTTGATATCGTAGATCTCTCTTTTATTAATGAAAGCTATCAAGGCGTTATACAAGCTGGAATATTGGCTCTAGTCAATTTTATAGCGTTGAATCTCTGGCTTACCTTTCTCGATAATAAACGTAATATCTCTAGCCAAGCTCTCAATTCTGATACTGCTACTGATGCTTTAAATTCTGATACTTCAATCTCTGATTCTAGTCTTTCCAATCTCCCCAATTCCAAAAACTCTACTAACGACACCGTCTCACGAGCTCAGACTGGCTTACACTGGAGTAGTTATCTTGTCGGTCTAGTAAGCACTATCTCTATTACCTTCCTAGCTATTATCACTGTTTTTGACGTTGATAGTATTTTGGCCACGCTTCTATCTTTACTGTTATGGGGAGGCTGGTGCGCCTTTATGGTTTGGCGTTTTTATATAAAGCAACTCGATATACTAATGCTGACCTATTTTTGCTTTTCTACTATCATTGTAGTGATGTTTTGGGCGGTTAAATTATTACCAAGTAATTTCGATGCTGGCACATTTCTTTTCTTAACTTTTCTGCTGCTTGGCATGATTACTTATGCTATCAAGTGGTTATTTGCGATCGCAAAAGCAGATAACAATCATCCCGAAAACCATGAATTTTCTAAAGTTGTTGATACTACTGTGTACAGAAAAGGGGTGGACCATGAATAG
- a CDS encoding DUF2798 domain-containing protein has translation MAKFPTVRIRTRRKYYRLIFTFLMALLMSTIISTALLLINVGFVDGFFMTLFHSWKYAFIVAWPSAYICAYLIQEHLLSRIEFY, from the coding sequence ATGGCAAAATTCCCGACCGTCAGAATACGCACACGGCGCAAATACTACCGGCTTATTTTTACCTTTTTAATGGCGCTACTGATGTCTACGATTATATCGACGGCACTGCTATTGATAAACGTCGGGTTTGTCGACGGCTTCTTTATGACATTGTTTCACTCATGGAAGTATGCCTTTATAGTGGCGTGGCCAAGCGCTTATATCTGTGCTTATTTAATCCAAGAGCATCTGCTAAGTCGGATTGAGTTTTATTGA
- a CDS encoding DinB family protein, whose translation MMKPHFALMANYNAVMNQKVCDSIESLSEDALWQDNKAFFGSILGTLNHLMVGDLIWLRRFGAHSNYRAGFKALESLADFPSPTTLTQFLYLNMHDFTKNRQILDWVIIQFINETVESDYSQTLTYTNTQGKIFNKPFAMLLQHLFNHQTHHRGQLTTLLNQIGVDIGETDLLMLIPDADS comes from the coding sequence ATGATGAAACCTCACTTTGCACTAATGGCAAATTATAACGCTGTCATGAATCAAAAAGTCTGCGACAGTATAGAGAGCCTTTCTGAAGACGCTTTATGGCAAGATAATAAGGCGTTCTTTGGTTCAATATTAGGAACGCTAAACCATTTAATGGTAGGTGATCTAATTTGGCTAAGACGTTTTGGTGCTCACTCTAATTATCGTGCTGGCTTCAAAGCGCTGGAGTCGTTAGCAGATTTTCCATCACCAACCACGCTTACTCAGTTTTTATATTTAAATATGCATGACTTCACAAAAAACCGTCAAATATTAGATTGGGTAATCATCCAATTTATCAATGAGACCGTTGAGAGTGATTATTCACAAACTCTTACTTATACCAACACTCAAGGTAAAATATTTAATAAGCCGTTCGCTATGCTACTACAACATCTATTCAATCATCAGACCCATCACCGTGGTCAATTAACGACGTTACTTAATCAGATAGGTGTGGATATTGGCGAAACAGATTTATTAATGCTTATTCCTGATGCCGACTCTTAA
- a CDS encoding aspartate/glutamate racemase family protein: protein MSTEQRTANQRTLQQRTLQQRTLQQRTLGIIGGMSWESTQSYYRLINEGIKAELVNLHSADLLIHSVDFAPIGALQAQGAWDELGDIMVSSGKRLQAAGAQGLLIATNTMHKVAEQVQVATDLPLIHIAEATAKVIQDKGLTRVALLGTEFTMTEDFYKQRLIDAGLEVLIPDTEARAEVHRIIYDELCQGQLLDSSRQYYRQVITDLAEQGAQGVILGCTEIGLLIKQADSPILVFDTTVIHAAAAVGFLLGNANF, encoded by the coding sequence ATGTCTACTGAACAACGAACCGCTAATCAAAGAACACTTCAACAAAGAACACTTCAACAAAGAACACTTCAACAAAGAACATTAGGCATCATTGGTGGTATGAGTTGGGAGAGTACACAAAGCTACTATCGACTGATTAATGAAGGTATCAAAGCTGAGCTTGTTAATTTACATTCAGCAGATTTATTGATTCATAGCGTGGATTTTGCCCCCATTGGTGCTTTGCAAGCGCAAGGTGCGTGGGATGAGTTAGGCGACATAATGGTGAGTAGCGGCAAACGCTTACAAGCAGCAGGCGCGCAAGGGTTGTTAATTGCCACCAATACCATGCATAAAGTCGCAGAGCAGGTACAAGTTGCGACAGATTTACCGCTTATTCATATCGCTGAAGCGACTGCCAAAGTGATTCAAGATAAAGGTTTAACCCGTGTGGCGTTGCTCGGTACAGAGTTTACGATGACCGAAGACTTTTACAAGCAGCGCCTTATTGATGCAGGCTTAGAAGTGCTGATACCAGATACCGAAGCGCGAGCAGAAGTCCATCGCATCATCTACGATGAGCTGTGCCAAGGGCAGCTACTTGATAGCTCACGGCAGTATTATCGCCAAGTGATTACAGACTTAGCTGAGCAAGGAGCACAAGGCGTGATACTAGGATGTACCGAAATTGGACTACTTATTAAGCAAGCAGACAGCCCAATCCTCGTATTTGATACCACTGTGATTCATGCAGCTGCAGCGGTGGGTTTTTTATTAGGTAATGCAAATTTTTAA